One Mya arenaria isolate MELC-2E11 chromosome 7, ASM2691426v1 genomic window carries:
- the LOC128240302 gene encoding uncharacterized protein LOC128240302 encodes MAEGGREPTNKDLMDFMKNMGEKLSVMEKKLNKIETLERKVMDFEKDIKKIWVALEDRVKRTDERVGKLEDKVDSVDVEAAQMADRMATLEKQREELRDDVAYLKSQSMRNNLIFTNIPEDNSTGNESAEVTEDKLRQHLQDTLKLAKETVESIRFERVHRSPGQPVPGRIRNIVAKFTFFKDREVVRRQWKHLAGTGRQMYEQFPPEVLDKRRRLVPKMKDARKEGKRSWIVYDTLYVDGKPVRS; translated from the coding sequence ATGGCGGAAGGGGGCCGCGAACCCACCAACAAAGACCTGatggattttatgaaaaatatgggAGAAAAATTGTCAGTAATGGAAAAGaaattgaacaaaattgaaacacttgaaCGCAAGGTTATGGACtttgaaaaagatataaaaaagatATGGGTAGCTCTTGAAGACCGAGTTAAGCGTACCGATGAGCGGGTAGGCAAGCTGGAGGACAAGGTGGATTCGGTCGACGTTGAGGCGGCGCAGATGGCGGACAGGATGGCCACCTTGGAAAAACAGCGGGAGGAACTTCGGGACGATGTTGCGTACTTGAAGTCGCAATCTATGAGGAACAATCTTATTTTTACTAATATCCCCGAAGATAATTCCACCGGCAACGAGTCCGCTGAGGTCACCGAAGACAAGCTCCGCCAACACCTTCAGGATACCCTCAAGCTCGCGAAGGAGACGGTCGAGTCCATTCGCTTTGAACGTGTTCACCGGTCTCCAGGTCAACCAGTGCCGGGCAGGATCCGCAACATCGTTGCAAAGTTCACGTTTTTTAAGGACCGGGAGGTAGTAAGGAGACAGTGGAAGCATTTGGCGGGGACGGGCCGTCAAATGTACGAGCAGTTTCCACCGGAAGTACTGGACAAACGCCGCAGGCTAGTGCCCAAGATGAAGGACGCCAGGAAGGAGGGCAAACGTTCATGGATAGTGTACGACACCCTGTACGTAGACGGCAAGCCGGTGAGGAGCTAG